Proteins encoded within one genomic window of Drosophila willistoni isolate 14030-0811.24 chromosome XL unlocalized genomic scaffold, UCI_dwil_1.1 Seg141, whole genome shotgun sequence:
- the LOC6641373 gene encoding uncharacterized protein LOC6641373, with product MLPALVIFGLLLAAIPASALGQQPRYNNNRFDTESASQSLIQGNPINICEYCQCEKTTIVCDFQKTKKPLSSIWNSAIAVPPNYTAIQVILTRDTKLELHDGFFQVKNRVNRVIIIGGGQVEITPFAFRNNQGGYPDIQILNVSNVFLKEHSFSGREFKLTVEECDTLVLFPEAFSNVNASCNFVRINHLEINKKAFSTNSTVNLYIEEAQMREIQSFEVVMNKINITKSTIGTILTKAFDVTNINELSFENCRIRKIETNALTNRLFSNHVSITDCHIDAIDKEAISGSGITELTLKNNTIETIESEALKVHSTLVFIQDNTVMHSGNDWLMVTDGQQIVVENNHFKDSGQVSLGHSKNPLNCSFANNRLDSAKSIILNITNCVVRYITTARSCNCNSSDVATSFDHDFSSEIYCTLDARDQSCFNASSVNSRRYSNEACGTMLPNRTMRCTDGSVRIHRKGYGFITKEENAQINRGMPISHIVGIVFGVLTVLLVPICIAYCCLRKLCNRKGCERTDKAKYCFKSQSELSELKSGVANLPDNSSLRKKCERLMANNGKQTIAECSKHITKLISQTNDIPHDINLCLERHLKNHNLNNTLSSHIEAYGGGGGVGGVLGGDDVMTAIGNNSSQPAPSAPILQNELLGDNPIYEELQETQGPQQPLLYGIYSEPLESGSVAPVYSEPFNAADANDMPPPYQAEYATPMRHHHHQVPQSSTLSIQQQQQQQIPSSHTFNNTINHNNNINNNNNARYATPVWRSAASATPTATATTTMPFMASPPITHAQRHVRDLRQDLEAKPQFHPNQLTSIRNQRQLHLTQVGPTATTSTTPTPVTATIRHPQQLQLQRNPRQQLSNSSSRNSFECLDGAASLAAMEHMDMRGAAGGCDTGSDHSGGSDETVKIDDVIQYADA from the exons GTCATCTTCGGGCTCCTACTGGCGGCTATCCCCGCCAGTGCCCTTGGCCAGCAGCCGCGCTACAACAACAATCGTTTCGATACCGAATCCGCATCTCAAAGTCTGATCCAAGGCAATCCCATAAACATATGTGAATATTGTCAATGCGAGAAGACAACAATTGTGTGTGAttttcaaaaaaccaaaaaaccc CTGTCCAGCATATGGAATAGTGCAATTGCAGTGCCACCAAATTACACGGCAATACAAGTGATACTCACGCGTGACACGAAACTGGAACTACACGATGGATTCTTTCAAGTGAAAAATCGTGTCAATCGTGTCATAATCATTGGAGGCGGTCAAGTGGAAATCACACCATTCGCCTTTCGAAATAATCAAGGTGGCTATCCTGATATACAAATCCTAAATGTATCGAATGTTTTCCTGAAAGAGCATTCATTTTCGG GACGTGAATTCAAATTAACCGTAGAGGAGTGCGATACTTTGGTCTTATTTCCCGAGGCATTTTCCAATGTGAATGCCTCATGCAATTTTGTGCGAATCAATCATCTTGAAATCAATAAGAAAGCTTTTAGTACGAATAGTACAGTGAAT TTGTACATTGAGGAGGCTCAGATGCGAGAGATCCAAAGTTTTGAGGTAGTCATGAACAAAATCAATATCACGAAATCAACAATTGGCACCATTCTCACAAAGGCTTTCGATGTGACAAATATCAATGAATTGTCATTTGAGAACTGCCGTATACGTAAAATCGAAACGAATGCCTTGACAAATCGTCTGTTTAGTAATCATGTATCGATAACCGATTGTCATATAGATGCCATTGACAAGGAGGCGATAAGTGGTAGTGGCATCACAGAGTTGACCCTAAAAAATAATAC CATTGAAACCATCGAATCGGAGGCATTGAAAGTGCATAGCACTTTAGTATTCATACAGGATAATACGGTGATGCATTCGGGCAACGATTGGCTTATGGTCACAGATGGTCAACAAATTGTTGTCGAGAATAATCATTTCAAGGACTCTGGCCAAGTTTCATTGGGTCATTCGAAGAATCCGTTGAACTGCTCGTTTGCCAATAATCGTTTGGACTCGGCCAAAAGTATCATTCTGAATATCACAAATTGTGTGGTGCGCTACATTACCACGGCTCGATCCTGCAATTGCAATAGCTCGGATGTAGCCACCTCATTTGATCATGATTTCAGCTCGGAAATCTATTGCACCTTGGATGCCAGAGATCAGAGTTGCTTCAACGCCAGCTCAGTGAATTCGCGACGTTACAGCAACGAGGCATGCGGCACTATGTTACCCAATCGGACAATGCGATGCACCGATGGCTCGGTGCGAATACATCGCAAGGGCTACGGATTCATAACCAAAGAGGAAAATGCCCAAATAAATCGTGGCATGCCAATATCCCATATTGTTGGCATCGTTTTCGGTGTCCTAACAGTATTGCTAGTCCCAATCTGCATTGCTTACTGTTGCTTGCGTAAGTTATGCAATCGCAAGGGTTGCGAGAGAACTGACAAGGCCAAATACTGTTTCAAAAGCCAATCGGAGCTAAGCGAACTGAAGAGCGGTGTAGCTAATTTACCCGATAATTCGTCACTGCGTAAGAAATGCGAAAGACTGATGGCAAATAATGGTAAACAAACCATCGCCGAATGCAGTAAACATATTACAAAGCTAATTAGCCAAACTAATGATATACCACATGACATTAATCTGTGTCTTGAGCGTCATTTGAAGAATCATAATCTCAACAATACCTTGTCATCCCATATTGAGGCatatggtggtggtggtggcgtcGGTGGTGTCCTCGGTGGTGATGATGTGATGACTGCCATTGGTAACAATAGTAGTCAACCAGCGCCCAGTGCTCCCATATTGCAAAATGAGCTGCTGGGCGATAATCCCATCTATGAGGAGCTACAGGAGACACAGGGGCCACAGCAGCCGCTGCTTTATGGTATATACTCAGAACCGCTTGAGAGCGGATCAGTGGCTCCAGTTTATTCGGAGCCCTTCAATGCAGCCG ATGCGAATGATATGCCACCGCCATATCAGGCTGAATATGCCACACCTATgcggcatcatcatcatcaggtGCCACAATCATCAACATTGTCtatacagcagcagcagcagcagcaaatccCGTCCAGTCATACATTTAATAATACTattaatcataataataatattaataataataacaatgcCAGATATGCCACGCCCGTTTGGCGTTCAGCTGCCAGTGCCACGCctacagcaacagcaacaacaacaatgccaTTTATGGCTTCCCCGCCCATTACACACGCACAAAGGCATGTGCGTGATCTGCGGCAGGATCTCGAGGCCAAGCCACAATTTCATCCCAATCAATTGACCTCGATCCGTAACCAAAGACAATTGCACCTCACACAAGTTGGCCCAACGGCAACAACTTCAACAACTCCTACACCAGTTACTGCCACCATACGTCATCCGCAGCAGCTTCAGCTTCAGCGGAATCCTCGTCAACAGttgagcaacagcagcagtagAAATAGCTTTGAGTGCCTCGATGGGGCGGCCAGTTTGGCTGCCATGGAGCATATGGATATGCGTGGAGCTGCCGGCGGCTGTGATACGGGTTCGGATCATTCTGGTGGCAGCGATGAGACTGTTAAAATTGATGATGTCATTCAGTATGCGGATgcctaa
- the LOC6641376 gene encoding NADH dehydrogenase [ubiquinone] 1 beta subcomplex subunit 7, with protein MGNALNHYLKPDVTPGPDVVPSFDPMLGFGARKERVMIATKEEMESAKLPLEDRDYCAHKLIAYQACRSDKFPFVYQCAHQKHEYLTCEYEDYVLRMKEFERERRLLERQKRLDKAAA; from the coding sequence ATGGGCAACGCTTTGAATCACTATCTGAAACCAGATGTGACGCCCGGTCCGGATGTGGTGCCCAGTTTTGATCCCATGTTGGGATTCGGGGCGCGCAAGGAACGCGTCATGATTGCCACCAAAGAGGAAATGGAATCAGCCAAACTGCCATTGGAGGACCGTGACTATTGTGCCCACAAGCTGATCGCCTATCAGGCCTGTCGGTCCGACAAGTTCCCCTTTGTGTATCAGTGTGCGCACCAGAAGCACGAGTACTTGACCTGCGAATACGAGGATTATGTGCTCCGCATGAAGGAATTCGAACGCGAGCGTCGTCTGCTGGAGCGTCAGAAGCGTCTGGACAAAGCAGCTGCCTAG
- the LOC6641377 gene encoding transmembrane emp24 domain-containing protein 1 — translation MGMFGPLPWLSLVTLILMTGPQLDLVLAYEKEMTVYVDAGKIECLYHSVKQGETIDFEYQVIDGGHGDLDISFALMDPVGLLIVSDYKKPENIHRHTVEKEGDYRFCFDNSFSMFNRKTVFFELIVEREGEPNHGDQQWNEVDEMAGLSPDEYYDMKVQDIMDFTGRIRLQLTKARQMQDMLRSHEARDRNLAEANFQKVNNWSLIQISAMVGVGFIQVFMLRSIFSTNGRMYLLWRKLGI, via the exons atg GGAATGTTTGGCCCCCTTCCCTGGCTCAGTTTAGTTACGCTAATACTGATGACTGGACCCCAATTGGACTTAGTTCTGGCCTATGAGAAGGAAATGACGGTGTATGTGGATGCCGGTAAAATCGAGTGCCTTTATCATAGCGTGAAGCAGGGCGAAACAATTGATTTCGAGTATCAGGTAATCGATGGCGGTCATGGAGATTTGGATATCAGTTTTGCCTTAATGGATCCCGTTGGCCTGCTCATTGTGAGTGACTATAAGAAGCCGGAGAACATCCATCGGCACACCGTGGAGAAGGAGGGGGACTATCGTTTCTGTTTCGACAATAGTTTTAGTATGTTCAACCGAAAGACTGTGTTCTTTGAACTGATAGTGGAACGCGAAGGTGAGCCAAATCATGGTGATCAGCAGTGGAACGAGGTGGACGAAATGGCCGGCCTCTCGCCCGATGAGTACTACGACATGAAAGTCCAGGATATTATGGACTTCACTGGACGCATTCGATTGCAATTGACCAAGGCACGTCAAATGCAGGATATGCTGCGTTCCCACGAGGCGCGCGATCGCAACTTAGCGGAAGCGAATTTCCAAAAGGTCAACAATTGGTCACTCATCCAAATAAGTGCCATGGTCGGTGTTGGTTTCATACAGGTTTTCATGCTGCGCAGCATTTTCAGTACCAATGGACGCATGTATTTGCTGTGGCGTAAATTGGGAATTTGA
- the LOC6641375 gene encoding uncharacterized protein LOC6641375, which yields MQNIKNLKDPTRWICSLGILSLIVLMGQVKPAELAKVICRDHDTTITCDCNNEGEQNWVLPQLKGAVDRIEVRNCPDLIVETHTVTHTEGLRKIRFQHIGQLVLHEYGLSVSRYASNKALIVEFEDVNFHLIDSHAINGNIDEISFVGGSIEKMQPFGFTTIKERAILLKLEDVTIQRIESQAFKKFSVEQMIIANCHFTGNLPTRAFYEVEVLNELSIRNNQFLEVHSLAFALKFISKLSLSENRFVSVDGEWLEAPIRDAITMRSNDFGITSDIAFKGLKVHRDYKLSERLELRFHNNTVRSWLPTSSVIAVDGLGKGQENAVVVASPLPLHFHDGFSLSLREVRYDNAWNCDQLDRSVEPPLPRANFFRQYSEQLLFQRQAPERWSGTEVNEFVPLRQIIAEQCHVASYVAYIVVGSVLLSLLLVAILLLLWWRLAQRRKRRKLDVVQPEPRTYKETQIVYQIENAGLLKTDM from the exons ATGCAAAACATCAAAAATCTCAAGGATCCCACCAGATGGATATGCAGTCTGGGAATTTTGTCACTTATAGTTCTAATGGGGCAGGTGAAACCAGCGGAATTAGCCAAGGTTATATGTAGGGATCACGATACAACAATCACCTGTGATTGCAACAATGAAGGGGAGCAG AACTGGGTGCTACCTCAACTTAAGGGTGCCGTGGATCGTATTGAAGTACGAAATTGCCCTGATCTCATCGTGGAGACACATACAGTAACACATACCGAAGGATTACGTAAAATACGTTTTCAGCATATCGGCCAACTTGTCTTGCATGAATATGGTTTAAGTGTATCCCGTTATGCCAGCAACAAGGCTTTGATAGTCGAATTCGAAGATGTTAATTTCCACTTAATCGATTCGCATGCCATCAATGGGAATATTGATGAAATATCATTTGTGGGCGGTAGCATCGAAAAGATGCAACCATTCGGTTTCACCACGATCAAAGAACGTGCCATATTGCTTAAACTGGAGGATGTCACCATACAACGTATCGAAAGTCAG gcATTCAAAAAGTTCTCCGTTGAACAAATGATTATTGCCAATTGCCATTTCACAGGCAATTTGCCAACGCGTGCCTTTTATGAGGTAGAAGTGCTCAATGAGTTAAGCATCCGTAACAATCAGTTCCTTGAAGTGCATTCGCTTGCCTTTGCTTTAAAGT TTATCTCCAAACTAAGTCTGAGCGAGAATCGTTTCGTCTCCGTTGATGGGGAATGGTTAGAGGCTCCTATACGTGATGCCATCACAATGCGGTCCAATGATTTTGGCATCACCAGCGACATAGCCTTCAAAGGCTTGAAGGTGCATCGTGATTACAAATTGAGTGAACGTCTGGAGTTACGTTTCCATAACAATACCGTACGCAGTTGGCTGCCCACCTCATCGGTTATAGCGGTCGATGGTCTTGGTAAGGGCCAGGAGAATGCCGTTGTAGTTGCTTCACCTTTGCCCTTACATTTCCATGATGGATTCTCATTGAGCCTACGCGAAGTGCGCTATGACAATGCCTGGAATTGTGATCAATTGGATAGAAGTGTGGAGCCACCATTACCACGAGCCAATTTCTTTCGCCAATACAGTGAACAATTGCTCTTCCAGAGGCAAGCACCCGAACGGTGGAGTGGAACGGAAGTGAACGAATTTGTTCCACTGCGTCAAATCATTGCCGAACAATGTCATGTGGCTAGCTATGTGGCATATATTGTGGTGGGCAGTGTGCTCCTGTCCCTGCTATTGGTGGCCATTCTTCTGTTGCTTTGGTGGCGTCTGGCACAGCGACGTAAACGTCGTAAATTGGATGTAGTCCAGCCAGAACCACGTACCTACaaagagacacaaattgtatACCAAATCGAGAATGCTGGCCTGCTCAAGACTGATATGTAg